In Canis lupus baileyi chromosome 15, mCanLup2.hap1, whole genome shotgun sequence, one genomic interval encodes:
- the CLEC5A gene encoding C-type lectin domain family 5 member A isoform X4, with protein MNWHMIISVLTIVVLKIVGMTLFLLYFPQIFGGSEDSLLPTEIYGRACSRTWYFLQRRCFWLSPFELSWNKSRDFCKREASTLAIVDTPEKLKFLQDKTGAEKYFIGLYQQEKNRWHWIDNSVFNGNITNQHQNFNCVTIGLTNTYDAAPCDVNFRWICEKEAK; from the exons ATGAACTGGCACATGATCATCTCTGTACTTACCATAGTGGTGCTTAAAATTGTTGGGATGACCTTATTTCTGCTTTATT TCCCACAGATTTTTGGCGGAAGTGAAGACAGCCTCCTTCCCACTGAGATCTATGGAAGAG CTTGCTCCAGGACGTGgtattttcttcaaagaagatgcTTTTGGTTGTCCCCTTTTGAACTGTCTTGGAACAAAAGCAGGGACTTTTGCAAAAGAGAAGCATCCACTTTGGCCATTGTCGACACACCAGAAAAACTG AAATTTCTCCAGGACAAAACTGGTGCTGAGAAGTATTTTATTGGCTTATACCAGCAAGAAAAGAACAGATGGCATTGGATAGACAACTCCGTGTTCAATGGCAA CATTACCAATCAGCATCAGAACTTCAACTGTGTGACCATTGGCCTAACAAATACATATGATGCTGCACCTTGTGATGTCAACTTCCGCTGGATCTGTGAGAAGGAGGCCAAATGA
- the CLEC5A gene encoding C-type lectin domain family 5 member A isoform X5, whose translation MNWHMIISVLTIVVLKIVGMTLFLLYFPQIFGGSEDSLLPTEIYGRVSPTFGSSDVSSVPTESSRTACSRTWYFLQRRCFWLSPFELSWNKSRDFCKREASTLAIVDTPEKLKFLQDKTGAEKYFIGLYQQEKNRWHWIDNSVFNGNKPSLPPVASPNMN comes from the exons ATGAACTGGCACATGATCATCTCTGTACTTACCATAGTGGTGCTTAAAATTGTTGGGATGACCTTATTTCTGCTTTATT TCCCACAGATTTTTGGCGGAAGTGAAGACAGCCTCCTTCCCACTGAGATCTATGGAAGAG TGTCACCGACTTTTGGGAGCAGTGATGTCAGTTCAGTTCCCACAGAGAGTTCTAGAACAG CTTGCTCCAGGACGTGgtattttcttcaaagaagatgcTTTTGGTTGTCCCCTTTTGAACTGTCTTGGAACAAAAGCAGGGACTTTTGCAAAAGAGAAGCATCCACTTTGGCCATTGTCGACACACCAGAAAAACTG AAATTTCTCCAGGACAAAACTGGTGCTGAGAAGTATTTTATTGGCTTATACCAGCAAGAAAAGAACAGATGGCATTGGATAGACAACTCCGTGTTCAATGGCAA
- the CLEC5A gene encoding C-type lectin domain family 5 member A isoform X3, protein MNWHMIISVLTIVVLKIVGMTLFLLYFPQIFGGSEDSLLPTEIYGRVSPTFGSSDVSSVPTESSRTACSRTWYFLQRRCFWLSPFELSWNKSRDFCKREASTLAIVDTPEKLKFLQDKTGAEKYFIGLYQQEKNRWHWIDNSVFNGNITNQHQNFNCVTIGLTNTYDAAPCDVNFRWICEKEAK, encoded by the exons ATGAACTGGCACATGATCATCTCTGTACTTACCATAGTGGTGCTTAAAATTGTTGGGATGACCTTATTTCTGCTTTATT TCCCACAGATTTTTGGCGGAAGTGAAGACAGCCTCCTTCCCACTGAGATCTATGGAAGAG TGTCACCGACTTTTGGGAGCAGTGATGTCAGTTCAGTTCCCACAGAGAGTTCTAGAACAG CTTGCTCCAGGACGTGgtattttcttcaaagaagatgcTTTTGGTTGTCCCCTTTTGAACTGTCTTGGAACAAAAGCAGGGACTTTTGCAAAAGAGAAGCATCCACTTTGGCCATTGTCGACACACCAGAAAAACTG AAATTTCTCCAGGACAAAACTGGTGCTGAGAAGTATTTTATTGGCTTATACCAGCAAGAAAAGAACAGATGGCATTGGATAGACAACTCCGTGTTCAATGGCAA CATTACCAATCAGCATCAGAACTTCAACTGTGTGACCATTGGCCTAACAAATACATATGATGCTGCACCTTGTGATGTCAACTTCCGCTGGATCTGTGAGAAGGAGGCCAAATGA